From Methanocella paludicola SANAE, a single genomic window includes:
- the thrC gene encoding threonine synthase, with translation MYHLECIKCGAKYPADEVIYTCKKCDGLLDVVYDYSKIHLTREDLKGPLSVWKYKALLPVSGEPVTLKEGGTPIYHMKKIGAEIGLKEAYAKHEGMNPSGSFKDRGMTVGVSKALELGMKSVACASTGNTSASLAVYGARAGIPVIVLLPQGKVALGKVAQALMHGARVISVKGNFDDALRLVRELCIENGIYLLNSINPYRLEGQKTIGFEIVDYFGWEVPDRIILPVGNAGNITAIYKGLNEMKKLGIIDRIPKMTGIQAEGSAPIAKAIKSGAANISVEEHPETVATAIRIGDPVNAVKALNAIRKSGGTAETVTDEEILNAQKMLAVKEGIGVEPASAASVAGLIKLRNMGVIEDDERVVCVVTGHLLKDPETVIKNCDKPIEVEASEEAIEKVLGIKKMKVKAK, from the coding sequence ATGTATCACCTTGAATGCATAAAATGCGGCGCGAAATACCCCGCCGACGAAGTCATCTACACGTGTAAGAAATGCGACGGATTACTGGACGTCGTGTACGATTATTCTAAGATACACTTAACAAGGGAAGACCTGAAAGGGCCGCTGTCGGTCTGGAAGTACAAGGCGCTGCTGCCCGTTAGCGGGGAGCCCGTTACGCTTAAAGAGGGCGGTACGCCCATCTATCACATGAAAAAGATCGGCGCCGAGATTGGCCTCAAGGAAGCTTACGCAAAGCACGAGGGCATGAACCCGTCGGGCTCTTTTAAGGACAGGGGAATGACGGTCGGCGTTTCCAAAGCGCTTGAGCTGGGCATGAAGAGCGTCGCATGTGCTTCAACGGGTAATACGTCGGCTTCTCTTGCCGTATATGGCGCCAGGGCCGGCATCCCGGTCATCGTGCTCCTGCCGCAGGGTAAGGTAGCGCTGGGCAAAGTGGCTCAGGCCCTTATGCACGGGGCGAGAGTGATCAGCGTGAAGGGCAACTTCGACGACGCCCTGCGCCTGGTAAGAGAGCTCTGCATCGAGAACGGGATATACCTCTTGAATTCCATCAACCCGTACAGGCTCGAAGGCCAGAAGACCATCGGCTTCGAGATCGTGGACTATTTCGGCTGGGAAGTGCCCGACCGCATCATCCTGCCCGTGGGCAATGCCGGCAACATCACGGCCATCTATAAGGGCCTGAACGAGATGAAGAAGCTGGGCATCATCGACCGTATCCCGAAGATGACCGGCATTCAGGCTGAGGGTAGTGCCCCTATCGCAAAGGCAATTAAATCAGGTGCTGCTAATATCTCTGTCGAAGAGCATCCCGAGACCGTTGCGACAGCGATCCGGATCGGCGATCCGGTGAATGCCGTGAAGGCGCTGAACGCGATACGTAAATCCGGCGGAACGGCCGAAACAGTGACCGATGAAGAGATACTGAACGCACAGAAGATGCTCGCCGTAAAAGAGGGCATCGGCGTCGAGCCGGCGTCTGCGGCATCCGTGGCAGGGCTCATTAAGCTGAGGAACATGGGCGTCATCGAGGACGACGAGCGGGTCGTCTGCGTCGTCACCGGCCACCTGCTCAAGGACCCGGAGACGGTCATCAAGAACTGCGACAAGCCTATCGAGGTCGAGGCCAGCGAAGAAGCTATCGAGAAAGTCCTGGGCATTAAAAAAATGAAAGTTAAGGCTAAGTAA
- a CDS encoding Coenzyme F420 hydrogenase/dehydrogenase, beta subunit C-terminal domain, with product MVAKGDMIYAYAKDKETRDKGETGGAVTALLRHLLESKTVDAVYTVKKGVDIYDAQPVLITDPKDLIQTAGSIHCGTLLVTKQLAKCILKEAPEMKVGVVVKGCDAMAMYEMAKRGQINLDNVVMIGVNCGGTVKPVMARKMIKEKFGLDPDTVVKEEIDKGQFIVKTADGQHKGISMDELEEQGYGRRSNCRRCKVKVPRQADIACGNWGVIGDKAGNTTFVEVCSEKGALVLNKAIEAGAIGTEPAPAKGIEIRGKVENAMLKLGDKWREKYFNSMGTGTEKLEAIKKDTSKCIRCYACVENCPICYCNECSTKKAWLVQPGQIPPDFMFHMIRFVHVSDSCINCGQCEELCPMEIENSKYMHMIQSDLQGMFGYVPGVNMTMPVLALTKEPEERERLHSTGTDQIFKIFK from the coding sequence ATGGTCGCAAAAGGCGATATGATTTATGCGTATGCAAAGGATAAGGAGACCCGGGACAAGGGAGAGACCGGAGGCGCCGTCACGGCTTTACTCAGGCACTTGCTCGAGAGCAAGACGGTCGACGCGGTCTACACGGTGAAGAAGGGAGTGGACATCTACGATGCCCAGCCCGTGCTCATCACTGACCCGAAAGACCTCATCCAGACCGCCGGCTCCATCCACTGCGGCACGCTTCTCGTAACCAAGCAGCTTGCCAAGTGCATACTCAAAGAAGCCCCGGAAATGAAGGTCGGCGTCGTAGTAAAGGGCTGCGATGCGATGGCCATGTACGAGATGGCGAAGAGGGGCCAGATCAACCTGGACAACGTCGTTATGATCGGTGTCAACTGTGGCGGAACCGTAAAGCCCGTCATGGCCAGGAAGATGATCAAGGAGAAGTTCGGCCTGGACCCGGACACGGTCGTCAAGGAAGAGATCGACAAGGGCCAGTTCATCGTTAAGACGGCCGACGGCCAGCACAAGGGCATCTCCATGGACGAGCTCGAAGAGCAGGGCTATGGCCGGAGGAGCAACTGCCGCCGGTGCAAGGTGAAGGTCCCGCGGCAGGCCGACATTGCGTGCGGCAACTGGGGCGTTATCGGCGATAAGGCCGGGAACACCACGTTCGTCGAGGTCTGCAGCGAAAAGGGCGCCCTCGTCTTGAACAAGGCGATCGAGGCAGGAGCGATCGGCACAGAGCCAGCCCCGGCAAAAGGCATTGAGATCCGCGGCAAGGTCGAGAACGCGATGCTCAAGCTTGGCGATAAGTGGCGCGAGAAGTACTTCAACTCGATGGGCACCGGCACAGAAAAGCTGGAGGCCATCAAGAAGGATACTTCCAAGTGCATCCGCTGCTACGCCTGTGTCGAGAACTGCCCGATCTGCTACTGTAACGAGTGCAGCACGAAGAAGGCATGGCTCGTCCAGCCCGGACAGATCCCGCCCGACTTCATGTTCCACATGATCCGGTTCGTACATGTATCGGACTCTTGCATCAACTGCGGACAGTGCGAAGAGCTCTGCCCCATGGAGATCGAGAACTCCAAGTACATGCACATGATCCAGTCGGACCTCCAGGGGATGTTCGGCTACGTGCCCGGTGTCAACATGACGATGCCCGTTCTCGCGCTCACCAAGGAGCCCGAGGAGAGGGAAAGGCTACACTCGACGGGGACCGACCAGATCTTCAAGATCTTCAAGTAA
- the fdhF gene encoding formate dehydrogenase subunit alpha has protein sequence MDMKIVPTTCPYCGTGCGLNLVVKDGKVVSVAAWQRHPVNEGKLCPKGRYAHEFIHRPDRLTKPLIKKDGKFVEATWDEAYDLVAKKLKSFKPEEVMCLSSARVSNEENYLMQKFARTVIKTPHVDHCARLCHASTVVGLAGAFGSGAMTNDIGGIAESKCIFVLGSNTVEQHPLIGRKIVQAKQKGAKVICFDPRFTPTARLADLYASFYSGTDVALLNGLMQHIIKNGWEAKDYIATRTKDFEKVKAVVMKPEYSLDNVSRITGIAVKDLETAAEWFAKSPASCLCYSMGITQHTTGVDNVKSVANLLMLTGNVGKIGGGVNALRGQNNVQGACDMGALPNVYSGYQNVTLEPSQTKMKEAWGCEIAPGKVGYTVTDAINVLCDSPPKLKAIYIMGENPMVSDPDLHHVEKALKNLEFLVVQDIFLTETAQLADVVLPASCFAEKDGTQTSTERRVQRFRKAVNPPGDAKVDWQIICELAAKMGCAKQFPFKSAEEIFNEVAKVTPSYAGMSYARIEKPEALHWPCPTPEHPGTPVLHTQKFSHPDGLGVFTPIEFKPPAEVPDAEYPFILTTGRCIWQWHTGSMTRRSSSLEREEPESWLEINTEDAKALGIQNREVVRAITRRGEVKVAARVTPDIKRNEVFMPFHYAECAANTLTNNALDPTAKIPEFKACAVRVEKIKEA, from the coding sequence ATGGACATGAAAATTGTACCTACAACCTGCCCCTATTGCGGTACGGGGTGTGGGTTAAATCTCGTCGTAAAAGACGGGAAAGTAGTCAGCGTGGCTGCATGGCAGCGCCACCCGGTGAACGAAGGAAAGCTTTGTCCCAAGGGGCGCTACGCGCACGAGTTCATTCACCGGCCGGACCGGTTAACCAAGCCACTCATCAAGAAGGATGGAAAGTTCGTTGAGGCAACGTGGGACGAGGCATACGACCTGGTCGCGAAGAAGCTCAAGTCGTTTAAGCCGGAAGAGGTCATGTGTCTGTCCTCCGCCCGTGTCTCGAATGAGGAAAATTATCTGATGCAGAAGTTCGCCAGGACCGTCATCAAGACGCCGCACGTCGACCACTGCGCCCGTCTTTGCCACGCATCGACGGTCGTCGGCCTCGCCGGTGCCTTCGGGTCCGGCGCCATGACCAACGATATCGGCGGCATCGCCGAATCGAAGTGCATCTTCGTCCTGGGCAGCAACACGGTCGAGCAGCACCCGCTCATCGGCCGGAAGATCGTCCAGGCCAAGCAGAAGGGCGCTAAGGTCATCTGCTTCGACCCGCGGTTCACCCCGACGGCAAGGCTGGCTGACCTGTACGCCTCCTTCTACTCGGGCACCGATGTGGCTCTCCTGAACGGCTTAATGCAGCACATCATCAAGAACGGCTGGGAAGCGAAGGATTACATCGCGACCAGGACCAAGGACTTCGAGAAGGTCAAGGCCGTCGTGATGAAGCCCGAGTACAGCCTGGACAACGTATCCCGGATCACCGGCATCGCGGTCAAGGACCTCGAAACGGCGGCGGAATGGTTCGCAAAGTCTCCCGCATCCTGTCTGTGCTACTCCATGGGCATCACCCAGCACACCACCGGCGTGGACAACGTCAAGTCAGTCGCTAACCTGCTGATGCTTACCGGCAACGTCGGCAAGATCGGCGGCGGCGTTAACGCTCTCCGTGGCCAGAACAACGTGCAGGGCGCCTGCGACATGGGCGCGCTGCCGAACGTGTACAGCGGCTACCAGAATGTGACGCTCGAGCCCAGCCAGACCAAGATGAAAGAAGCCTGGGGCTGTGAGATCGCGCCCGGCAAGGTCGGCTACACCGTCACCGACGCGATCAACGTTCTCTGCGATAGCCCGCCCAAGCTCAAGGCCATCTATATCATGGGTGAGAACCCGATGGTCTCTGACCCCGACCTCCACCACGTGGAGAAGGCGTTAAAGAACCTCGAGTTCCTCGTCGTACAGGATATCTTCCTGACGGAGACGGCTCAGCTGGCCGACGTAGTTCTGCCGGCGTCCTGCTTCGCCGAGAAGGATGGTACCCAGACGAGCACCGAGCGCCGTGTCCAGAGGTTCAGGAAAGCCGTGAACCCGCCCGGCGACGCGAAGGTCGACTGGCAGATCATCTGCGAGCTCGCTGCGAAGATGGGCTGCGCCAAGCAGTTCCCGTTCAAGAGCGCCGAGGAGATCTTCAACGAGGTCGCTAAGGTCACCCCGTCCTACGCTGGCATGAGCTACGCGAGGATCGAGAAGCCTGAGGCCCTCCACTGGCCCTGCCCGACTCCGGAACACCCCGGAACCCCGGTGCTGCACACCCAGAAGTTCTCGCACCCGGACGGCTTAGGCGTCTTCACTCCGATCGAGTTCAAGCCGCCGGCTGAAGTGCCGGACGCGGAATACCCGTTCATCCTGACGACTGGCCGTTGCATCTGGCAGTGGCACACCGGTTCCATGACGAGGCGTTCGTCCTCGCTGGAGCGGGAAGAGCCTGAAAGCTGGCTCGAGATCAACACCGAGGACGCAAAGGCGCTCGGCATCCAGAACAGGGAAGTCGTGCGGGCGATCACCCGGCGTGGCGAAGTCAAGGTGGCTGCCAGGGTAACCCCGGACATCAAGAGGAATGAGGTATTCATGCCATTCCACTACGCGGAATGCGCGGCGAACACCCTCACGAACAACGCGCTCGATCCGACAGCCAAGATCCCGGAGTTCAAGGCCTGTGCTGTTCGTGTCGAAAAGATCAAGGAGGCGTGA
- a CDS encoding formylmethanofuran dehydrogenase subunit C, with amino-acid sequence MEKITLTPNSEKYLVLEAEVITPDAFAGKSLEEIRALLVWEGNTSWPLGKFFDVQGSTAANAADQAIVINGSVPRVKYIGSRMTAGAVLCKGDVDMYCGAWMKGGSIIVKGNTDAFAGIQMEGGQLIIEGNAGNYLGASYRGDWRGMKGGVITVNGNAGCDLGEYMMGGTITVKGNVDINAGIHAGRAIGAKDVGGKIVIHGDSPGRVGAQMIRGNIYMLGRIETMMPGFALKETKDVEVDGRTAAFKVYQGDRAEAGKGTLYVKA; translated from the coding sequence ATGGAGAAGATCACGTTAACTCCCAATAGCGAGAAGTACCTGGTGCTGGAGGCTGAAGTGATAACGCCTGATGCTTTTGCGGGCAAGAGTCTCGAGGAGATCCGGGCTCTGCTGGTCTGGGAGGGTAACACCTCGTGGCCGCTGGGCAAGTTCTTCGATGTGCAGGGCAGTACGGCTGCTAACGCTGCCGATCAGGCTATCGTTATCAACGGTAGCGTGCCCCGGGTCAAGTACATTGGCTCGAGGATGACCGCGGGCGCCGTGTTGTGTAAGGGCGACGTGGACATGTACTGCGGCGCGTGGATGAAGGGCGGCTCGATTATCGTCAAGGGCAATACCGATGCGTTCGCGGGCATTCAGATGGAGGGCGGACAGCTCATCATCGAGGGGAACGCCGGCAACTATCTCGGCGCCTCTTACCGTGGCGACTGGCGTGGCATGAAGGGCGGCGTCATCACCGTTAACGGCAACGCTGGTTGTGACCTGGGCGAGTACATGATGGGCGGCACGATCACCGTTAAGGGCAACGTTGACATTAACGCCGGCATTCATGCCGGCCGTGCCATCGGTGCCAAGGACGTGGGCGGCAAGATCGTCATCCATGGCGATTCGCCCGGAAGGGTCGGCGCCCAGATGATCCGAGGGAACATCTACATGCTCGGCAGGATAGAGACCATGATGCCCGGCTTCGCGTTGAAGGAGACGAAGGACGTCGAGGTGGACGGCAGGACAGCAGCGTTCAAGGTCTACCAGGGCGACCGCGCAGAAGCAGGAAAAGGCACACTATACGTGAAAGCGTAA
- the fwdA gene encoding tungsten-dependent formylmethanofuran dehydrogenase subunit FwdA has protein sequence MTKKVTATNEILVKNGFVYDPASGIDGDVKDIAIQNGRIVEASKLTTGAKVIDARGKAVLAGGIDIHTHIAGPKINVGRLYRPEDKLHDPAMQHSSRLLRAGGGFSVPSTFVTAYRYAVLGYTMANEAAMPPLLARHTHEEIRDTPIIDQSAFTLLGNNWLVMEYIKRGETEKLDAFVAWMLKATKGSVVKLVNPGGTEAWGWGKNCVSIDDTVPYFDVTPRDIITGLAGANERLGLPHSIHVHANNLGHPGNITTTLKTLALTENLKTNKKSGRNQNVHLTHAQFNSYGGTSWKDFESKAGVLADYVNSHDHVTIDAGFVTLDETTTMTADGPFEYSLSGLNHLKWANVDVELETGSGVVPFIYDPKNHVFGLQWAIGLELALLIKDPMKCYMTTDHPNAGPFTRYPTVTSWLMSKKARDEKLGSLHKWVAERCQLGGISRELSLYEIAQMSRAGPAKALGLGKRKGSLAVGADGDVAIYDLNLKTTDVTQRPELLVKALERAAYTIKGGDIVVKDGEVVSNGSTKSTYWTDADGFDNPEVKHDIVDKFLKYYSVTLNNYPVQDSYLVNPTVLKAGPLAGGI, from the coding sequence ATGACTAAGAAAGTCACTGCAACTAACGAGATTTTAGTGAAGAACGGGTTCGTGTATGACCCTGCCAGCGGCATCGACGGCGATGTGAAGGATATCGCCATTCAGAACGGCAGGATAGTCGAGGCCTCGAAGCTCACTACGGGCGCTAAAGTGATCGATGCCCGTGGAAAGGCGGTATTGGCGGGCGGCATCGATATTCATACGCATATTGCCGGCCCGAAGATCAACGTGGGCAGGCTGTACAGGCCCGAGGATAAGCTTCACGACCCGGCCATGCAGCACTCGTCCAGGCTCCTCAGAGCGGGCGGGGGCTTCAGCGTGCCCAGCACGTTCGTCACGGCTTACCGGTACGCCGTGCTCGGGTATACGATGGCTAACGAGGCGGCAATGCCGCCACTCTTAGCGAGGCATACGCACGAGGAGATCCGTGATACCCCGATCATCGACCAGTCTGCTTTTACCCTGCTGGGTAACAACTGGCTTGTGATGGAGTACATCAAGAGAGGGGAGACGGAGAAGCTTGATGCCTTCGTGGCATGGATGCTCAAGGCCACTAAAGGCTCAGTAGTTAAGCTTGTCAATCCCGGTGGTACTGAGGCGTGGGGGTGGGGCAAGAATTGCGTGTCCATCGATGATACGGTGCCTTACTTCGACGTTACTCCGAGGGATATCATAACGGGCCTTGCGGGCGCTAACGAGCGTCTGGGTTTGCCGCATAGCATTCACGTGCATGCGAACAACCTCGGCCACCCCGGGAACATTACCACTACGCTGAAGACCTTGGCGTTGACGGAGAATTTGAAGACCAACAAGAAGAGCGGGAGGAACCAGAACGTTCACCTGACCCATGCGCAGTTCAACAGCTATGGCGGCACGTCGTGGAAGGACTTCGAGTCCAAAGCGGGCGTGCTGGCTGACTACGTTAACTCGCACGACCATGTCACCATCGACGCCGGGTTCGTAACTCTCGATGAGACCACGACGATGACTGCTGACGGGCCGTTCGAATACTCGCTCAGCGGCCTCAACCATCTAAAGTGGGCTAACGTTGATGTCGAATTGGAGACCGGTTCTGGGGTCGTTCCGTTCATTTACGATCCGAAGAACCACGTGTTCGGCCTGCAGTGGGCCATCGGCCTCGAGTTGGCACTTCTTATTAAGGATCCGATGAAGTGTTACATGACCACTGACCATCCGAACGCTGGTCCGTTCACCAGGTATCCGACGGTGACTAGCTGGTTGATGAGCAAGAAGGCCAGGGATGAGAAGCTTGGCTCATTGCACAAGTGGGTTGCCGAGAGGTGCCAGCTTGGCGGCATTTCCAGGGAGTTGTCGCTGTACGAGATTGCGCAGATGAGCCGTGCCGGGCCTGCTAAGGCGCTGGGCCTGGGTAAGAGGAAGGGCAGTCTGGCGGTCGGTGCTGACGGTGACGTTGCCATATACGACCTTAACCTGAAGACGACTGATGTGACGCAGAGGCCTGAGTTGCTTGTTAAGGCGCTCGAGAGGGCTGCTTACACCATCAAGGGCGGCGATATCGTCGTGAAGGATGGCGAAGTCGTGTCGAATGGCAGTACGAAGAGCACGTATTGGACTGATGCTGACGGGTTCGATAATCCTGAAGTGAAGCATGACATCGTGGATAAGTTCCTCAAGTACTACTCGGTGACGTTGAACAATTACCCGGTGCAGGATTCGTATCTCGTCAATCCGACGGTTCTTAAGGCCGGCCCGCTTGCAGGAGGGATCTGA
- a CDS encoding formylmethanofuran dehydrogenase subunit B, whose product MIETKTQAATKSEGLKVVTDVVCPFCGTLCDDVKVVLDGNRIVDTMNACIIGNEKFKSAQAGHRVMQPLEREEGTTQFTPVSYDYAVEKAAQILAKAKRPLFYGWSSTSCEAQEVGNELAEVCRGVTDNTATVCHGPSIMAIQTVGAPQCTLGEVKNRADLIIYWGCNPIHAHPRHMSRYTIYPRGFFTERGFDDRTLVVVDPRPTDTAKQADIYVQVEQGKDYEVLDALRTATRGEDIPDVVGGVPKAQIVQLAELAKTKKFGLLFFGMGVTQTIGKHRNIDIAISWVADMNKYTKFSLIPMRGHYNVTGSGQVMCWQSGFPFAMDFSRGYPRYNPGETTSNDLLRRGEVDAAMVIASDPGAHFPVSSMKHYAKIPTIALDPHYTPTTGVSNIVIPSTMVGVEEEGTAYRMDNVPIRCRKVIDGPEGMLSDEEVLRRILARVKELKGLPAGQGH is encoded by the coding sequence ATGATAGAGACGAAGACGCAGGCTGCGACGAAGAGCGAGGGCTTGAAGGTCGTTACGGATGTCGTCTGCCCGTTCTGCGGCACGTTGTGCGACGATGTCAAGGTGGTGCTGGACGGCAACAGGATCGTGGACACGATGAACGCCTGCATTATCGGGAACGAGAAGTTCAAGAGCGCGCAGGCGGGCCACCGGGTCATGCAGCCCCTGGAGAGGGAGGAGGGCACGACCCAGTTCACCCCGGTGAGCTACGATTATGCGGTGGAGAAGGCGGCCCAGATACTGGCCAAGGCTAAACGCCCGTTGTTCTACGGGTGGTCGTCTACTTCCTGCGAGGCGCAGGAGGTTGGGAACGAGCTGGCCGAAGTGTGCCGTGGAGTTACGGACAATACGGCTACTGTGTGTCACGGGCCCAGTATTATGGCGATTCAGACGGTTGGCGCTCCGCAGTGCACGTTGGGTGAGGTGAAGAACCGTGCTGACCTCATTATTTATTGGGGTTGCAACCCGATCCATGCGCATCCGAGGCACATGAGCCGGTACACGATCTATCCGAGGGGGTTCTTTACCGAGCGTGGGTTCGATGACCGTACGCTGGTGGTCGTGGATCCGAGGCCTACGGATACTGCGAAGCAGGCGGACATTTACGTCCAGGTTGAGCAGGGCAAAGATTACGAGGTGCTGGACGCGTTGAGGACCGCCACCCGTGGGGAGGACATCCCTGACGTAGTGGGAGGAGTGCCGAAGGCGCAGATAGTACAATTGGCTGAGCTTGCGAAGACGAAGAAGTTCGGTTTGTTGTTCTTCGGGATGGGGGTTACGCAGACGATTGGCAAGCATCGTAATATTGACATTGCCATTTCGTGGGTTGCGGATATGAACAAGTATACGAAGTTCAGCCTCATTCCCATGCGGGGCCACTACAATGTGACGGGCAGCGGTCAGGTCATGTGCTGGCAGAGCGGCTTCCCGTTCGCGATGGACTTTAGCAGGGGTTACCCGAGGTACAATCCCGGGGAGACCACGTCTAACGACCTGTTGCGGAGGGGAGAGGTGGATGCGGCCATGGTGATCGCTTCGGATCCTGGAGCGCACTTCCCGGTGTCGAGCATGAAGCATTACGCCAAGATACCGACGATTGCGTTGGACCCCCACTACACTCCGACTACTGGTGTTTCGAATATCGTCATTCCGAGCACGATGGTTGGTGTGGAGGAGGAGGGGACGGCTTATCGTATGGATAATGTGCCTATCAGGTGCAGGAAGGTTATTGACGGGCCTGAGGGCATGCTTTCGGACGAGGAAGTCCTTCGGAGGATCCTTGCTCGTGTTAAGGAGCTTAAGGGATTGCCTGCCGGGCAGGGGCATTAG
- a CDS encoding molybdopterin dinucleotide binding domain-containing protein → MTTIEVNLISGRTFMQGVAIEGHKHEDEYIKACGICEIDVSDLKKLKVYPGQSVRVKSAHGSVVVRAVKATQGPHPGLVFIPMGPWANQVTNPNTWSTGMPNFKGVRVSIEPAPNEKVMNGIELLQKTTLDLKETTA, encoded by the coding sequence ATGACTACGATTGAGGTTAACCTGATCTCAGGTAGGACCTTCATGCAGGGTGTCGCTATTGAGGGGCACAAGCATGAGGATGAGTATATTAAGGCTTGTGGTATTTGCGAGATCGATGTTAGTGATCTTAAGAAGCTTAAGGTGTACCCGGGCCAGTCCGTTAGAGTCAAGTCGGCTCACGGATCGGTAGTCGTTAGGGCGGTCAAGGCGACCCAGGGTCCTCACCCTGGGCTGGTCTTTATTCCCATGGGGCCGTGGGCTAACCAGGTGACGAATCCGAACACCTGGAGCACGGGCATGCCCAATTTTAAGGGAGTGAGGGTCAGTATTGAGCCAGCGCCTAACGAGAAAGTGATGAACGGTATCGAGCTGCTACAAAAGACCACGTTGGATTTGAAGGAGACGACGGCATGA
- a CDS encoding hydrogenase iron-sulfur subunit, translated as MAEEYKPKILGIVCNWCSYAGADLAGTSRIQYPSDIRLIRLMCTGRVDPLLIVKAFIDGADGVIVSGCHFGDCHYIEGNFKAAKRMFYLKRVLKSLGFDDRRVRMTFVSASEGAKWAEVVKDMINTINELGPSPLHKEAISASSGSAGFGGADTDMAEIAKAGKMLEAAPVQKK; from the coding sequence ATGGCTGAAGAGTACAAGCCTAAAATACTGGGCATTGTCTGCAACTGGTGTTCCTATGCGGGCGCCGACCTCGCAGGCACATCCCGTATCCAGTACCCGTCCGATATCAGGCTGATACGCCTGATGTGCACGGGCCGTGTGGACCCACTCCTGATCGTTAAGGCGTTCATCGACGGCGCGGACGGCGTTATCGTCTCCGGTTGCCACTTCGGCGACTGCCACTACATCGAGGGCAACTTCAAGGCGGCAAAGAGGATGTTCTACCTGAAGAGAGTCCTCAAGTCCCTTGGCTTCGATGACCGGAGAGTAAGGATGACTTTCGTATCTGCGTCCGAAGGCGCAAAGTGGGCGGAAGTCGTCAAGGACATGATTAATACAATAAACGAACTGGGACCGAGCCCGCTGCACAAGGAGGCAATATCCGCATCCTCCGGTTCAGCGGGCTTTGGCGGCGCAGATACCGATATGGCTGAGATCGCGAAAGCAGGTAAGATGCTAGAAGCCGCGCCGGTTCAGAAGAAGTGA